The Propionibacterium freudenreichii subsp. freudenreichii genome contains a region encoding:
- a CDS encoding NAD-dependent epimerase/dehydratase family protein — translation MQTALGANGQIAEELTRELHRNVTHDIRLVSRHPRAVHETDELVSADLRDTRATADAVAGSDVVYLTVGLPMDSAMWQEQFPVMMGNVIAACRQHHCRLVFFDNTYMYPRTAAPQTEQTPFEPVGPKARVRAHITTMLLDQMGAGNLEALICRAPEFYGPGRTQSLTNSMVFGRIAKGRRPMVPVSAHTRRTLIWTPDASRAMALLGNTPDAYAQTWHLPCDPDRLTYRGMIAVASAAVGRRIGYTTVPTLAFRIGGLLNPTVREVEELLPRYRQDNIFDSSKFMSRFPDFPVTSYRQGIQQLVEG, via the coding sequence ATGCAGACAGCGCTGGGCGCCAATGGCCAGATCGCCGAAGAACTCACCCGTGAGCTTCACCGCAATGTCACCCACGACATCCGGCTGGTCAGTCGCCATCCCCGCGCCGTGCACGAGACCGACGAGCTCGTGTCCGCCGACCTGCGGGACACCCGGGCCACCGCGGACGCCGTGGCCGGCAGCGACGTCGTCTACCTCACCGTCGGACTGCCGATGGATTCTGCGATGTGGCAGGAGCAGTTTCCCGTGATGATGGGAAATGTCATCGCCGCCTGTCGGCAACATCATTGCCGGTTGGTGTTCTTCGACAACACCTATATGTACCCCCGTACCGCGGCTCCCCAGACCGAACAGACACCCTTCGAGCCGGTGGGGCCCAAGGCCCGCGTGCGGGCCCACATCACGACGATGCTGCTTGACCAGATGGGCGCCGGCAACCTCGAGGCCCTCATCTGTCGCGCCCCGGAGTTCTATGGCCCCGGCCGCACGCAGAGCCTCACCAATTCGATGGTCTTCGGGCGGATCGCGAAGGGCAGGCGGCCCATGGTTCCCGTGAGCGCGCACACCCGCCGCACCCTGATCTGGACCCCGGACGCCAGCAGGGCCATGGCACTGCTCGGCAACACACCCGACGCCTATGCGCAGACCTGGCACCTGCCCTGTGATCCGGATCGGTTGACCTATCGCGGAATGATCGCGGTCGCCTCGGCGGCGGTGGGGCGCAGGATCGGCTACACCACGGTGCCGACGTTGGCGTTCCGCATCGGGGGATTGCTCAATCCGACCGTCCGCGAGGTGGAGGAGTTGCTGCCGCGCTACCGACAGGACAACATCTTCGACTCATCGAAGTTCATGTCACGGTTCCCGGACTTCCCCGTGACGAGCTATCGGCAGGGCATCCAGCAACTGGTGGAGGGCTGA
- a CDS encoding DUF4192 domain-containing protein: MNDHEVHLHITTPDELVALIPYWLGYHPHDNVVILAQRHGRVELGCALTTDQVGQADVLADLADMLSTRVGDAMLMVVGYGPARSTDEAVACVEIALGAQQIDISLVVSDRRFWVRSAGERVEWSPGHRFDPRASVAATAAVSAGLQVLGGRDQVSALVAGPGADDRAIADAWRTARQQASAWSPGQREEFLDDCLTRSVDHAEDLSRDELTQLGALVQCLELRDRAWLAMDSVGAWRHQQLWLAVVALTPPSAAAPVLCLTAVAAWLGGGGAVFTECLVRCEQVDPDYSMLAVLREVHDLAVPPSMWKRMGRDRRDRHRRLRQPAPPVIADPQAS, from the coding sequence ATGAATGATCATGAAGTTCACCTGCACATCACCACGCCCGACGAGCTGGTCGCGCTGATTCCCTACTGGTTGGGCTACCACCCGCATGACAACGTGGTGATCCTCGCCCAGCGCCACGGACGCGTCGAACTCGGCTGCGCGCTCACCACCGACCAGGTGGGACAGGCCGATGTACTCGCCGACCTGGCCGACATGCTGAGCACCCGGGTCGGCGACGCCATGCTCATGGTCGTCGGCTACGGACCTGCGCGCAGCACCGACGAGGCCGTGGCCTGCGTCGAGATCGCCCTGGGCGCCCAGCAGATCGACATTTCCCTGGTGGTGAGCGATCGACGCTTTTGGGTGCGCAGCGCCGGGGAACGGGTCGAGTGGTCGCCGGGCCATCGCTTCGATCCACGCGCCTCGGTGGCGGCGACCGCAGCGGTCAGCGCGGGCCTGCAGGTCCTGGGCGGCCGCGACCAGGTATCCGCCCTGGTGGCGGGGCCCGGAGCCGATGATCGCGCGATCGCCGACGCGTGGCGGACCGCCCGCCAGCAGGCCTCGGCCTGGTCGCCGGGTCAACGGGAGGAATTCCTGGACGATTGCCTGACACGAAGCGTCGACCACGCCGAGGACCTGTCGCGCGACGAACTGACGCAGTTGGGTGCCCTGGTGCAGTGCCTGGAGCTGCGTGACCGTGCATGGCTGGCCATGGACAGCGTGGGGGCCTGGCGCCATCAACAGCTCTGGTTGGCGGTGGTGGCACTCACCCCACCGTCCGCCGCGGCGCCGGTGCTGTGCCTGACCGCAGTGGCGGCCTGGCTGGGTGGGGGCGGTGCCGTCTTCACCGAATGCCTGGTGCGCTGCGAACAGGTCGATCCGGACTATTCGATGCTGGCGGTGCTGCGGGAGGTGCATGACCTCGCCGTACCTCCCAGCATGTGGAAGCGCATGGGGCGCGATCGGCGCGACCGACACCGCCGGCTGCGCCAACCAGCCCCTCCGGTGATCGCTGATCCGCAGGCCTCATGA
- the leuS gene encoding leucine--tRNA ligase: MSQGEPKHDAATVSEERSGYDAPAAEAKWQKYWAEHETFKASDAPDDKRQRRYVLDMFPYPSGDLHMGHAEAYAMGDVLARSWRMQGFNVMHPIGWDSFGLPAENAAIKNNEHPARWTYENIATQKKSFQRYGLSLDWSRELHTSDEEYYHWTQWLFIQFFKKGLAYQKDGYVNWCPKDQTVLANEQVKEGRCERCGTLVTKRELKQWYFRITEYAQRLLDDMAQLEGKWPERVLAMQRNWIGRSEGAWVKFHIDGRDEPVTVFTTRPDTLYGATFMVVAPDAALADEVVTDEHRAAFEAYREKTNHSTEIERQSTEHVKTGVPLGVEATNPVNGEKIPVWAADYVLSEYGSGAVMAVPAHDQRDLDFALKYGLPVRQVIDTGEGDPAQTGVATAGDGAYMNSGPLDGLKDKESGKKTIVEQLQAQGTGEQTVTYRLRDWLLSRQRFWGCPIPIIHCPNCGDVPVPDDQLPVKLPDLRGEALAPKGISPLAAATQWKSVTCPVCGKPAERDTDTMDTFVDSSWYFFRYCSPHDDQGPFRAEDVARWAPVDQYIGGAEHATMHLLYARFFTKVLKDLGMIDFVEPFTRLLNQGQVINQGKAMSKSLGNGVNLGEQLDKYGVDAVRLTVVFAGPPDEDIDWADLSPKSSLRFLQRAHRLAGEVTSPLGADPASGDRPLRRATHKAISEITDLLAAGRFNVAIARIMELVNATRKTVDGHNAPNSNAGSDDPAVREAVEFIAQALSLFAPYVSEEMWEVLGHAPSIADSSWPTADPALLAAEEVTMVVQVQGKVRAKLSVSPQITEQQAIEAAMADSNVQRALNGRPVVKTITKLPRMVSLVPGK; encoded by the coding sequence GTGAGCCAGGGCGAGCCGAAGCACGACGCCGCAACCGTTTCTGAAGAGCGTTCCGGATATGACGCTCCCGCGGCCGAGGCCAAGTGGCAGAAGTACTGGGCTGAGCACGAGACCTTCAAGGCCTCCGACGCGCCGGATGACAAGCGCCAGCGGCGCTATGTGCTGGACATGTTCCCCTATCCCTCGGGCGACCTGCACATGGGTCACGCCGAGGCCTACGCAATGGGTGATGTGCTCGCCCGCAGCTGGCGCATGCAGGGCTTCAATGTGATGCACCCGATCGGCTGGGACTCCTTCGGGCTGCCCGCGGAGAATGCCGCCATCAAGAACAACGAGCATCCCGCGCGCTGGACCTACGAGAACATCGCGACCCAGAAGAAGTCCTTCCAGCGCTATGGGCTGAGCCTTGACTGGAGTCGCGAGCTGCACACCAGCGACGAGGAGTACTACCACTGGACGCAGTGGCTGTTCATCCAGTTCTTCAAGAAGGGACTCGCCTACCAGAAGGACGGCTACGTCAACTGGTGCCCCAAGGACCAGACCGTGCTGGCCAACGAGCAGGTCAAGGAGGGCCGCTGCGAGCGTTGCGGCACCCTGGTGACCAAGCGCGAGCTCAAGCAGTGGTACTTCCGCATCACCGAATACGCACAGCGCCTGCTGGACGACATGGCCCAGCTCGAGGGCAAGTGGCCCGAGCGCGTGCTGGCGATGCAGCGCAATTGGATCGGACGCTCCGAGGGCGCCTGGGTGAAGTTCCACATCGACGGCCGCGATGAGCCCGTCACCGTGTTCACCACCCGACCCGACACGCTCTACGGCGCCACCTTCATGGTCGTGGCACCCGATGCGGCGCTGGCCGATGAGGTGGTCACCGACGAGCACCGGGCGGCCTTTGAGGCGTATCGCGAGAAGACCAACCACTCCACCGAGATCGAACGCCAGTCAACTGAGCACGTGAAGACCGGGGTCCCGCTGGGCGTGGAGGCCACCAACCCGGTCAACGGCGAGAAGATCCCGGTGTGGGCCGCGGACTATGTGCTGTCGGAGTACGGCTCCGGCGCGGTCATGGCAGTGCCGGCACATGACCAGCGCGACCTCGACTTCGCCCTGAAGTACGGGCTGCCGGTGCGTCAGGTGATTGACACCGGCGAGGGCGATCCGGCACAGACCGGCGTGGCCACCGCCGGCGATGGTGCCTATATGAACTCCGGGCCCCTCGACGGGCTGAAGGACAAGGAATCCGGCAAGAAGACCATTGTCGAGCAGTTGCAGGCGCAGGGCACGGGGGAGCAGACGGTCACCTACCGCCTGCGCGACTGGCTGCTGTCGCGCCAGCGCTTCTGGGGCTGCCCGATTCCGATCATCCACTGCCCCAACTGCGGTGACGTGCCGGTACCGGACGACCAGCTGCCGGTGAAGCTGCCGGACCTGCGCGGTGAGGCACTGGCTCCCAAGGGCATCTCCCCACTGGCCGCCGCCACGCAGTGGAAGTCCGTCACCTGCCCGGTGTGTGGCAAGCCCGCCGAGCGGGACACCGACACCATGGACACCTTCGTCGACTCGTCGTGGTATTTCTTCCGCTATTGCTCGCCCCATGATGACCAGGGCCCCTTCCGCGCCGAGGACGTGGCTCGTTGGGCTCCCGTGGACCAGTACATCGGCGGCGCGGAGCACGCCACCATGCACCTGCTCTATGCCCGCTTCTTCACCAAGGTGCTGAAGGACCTGGGCATGATCGACTTCGTCGAACCCTTCACCCGGCTGCTCAACCAGGGCCAGGTGATCAACCAGGGCAAGGCCATGAGCAAGTCGCTCGGCAATGGCGTCAACCTGGGTGAGCAGCTCGACAAGTACGGGGTCGATGCGGTGCGCCTGACGGTCGTCTTCGCCGGTCCGCCCGACGAGGACATCGACTGGGCCGATCTGTCGCCCAAGAGCTCACTGCGGTTCCTGCAGCGTGCCCACCGGCTCGCCGGCGAGGTCACCTCGCCGCTCGGCGCCGATCCGGCCAGTGGCGACCGCCCCCTGCGTCGCGCGACCCACAAGGCGATCTCGGAGATCACCGACCTGCTGGCCGCCGGCCGGTTCAATGTGGCCATCGCCCGCATCATGGAACTGGTGAATGCCACCCGCAAGACCGTTGACGGGCACAATGCCCCCAACTCGAATGCCGGGAGCGACGATCCGGCGGTCAGGGAGGCCGTCGAGTTCATCGCCCAGGCGCTGAGCCTGTTCGCCCCCTATGTCTCCGAGGAGATGTGGGAGGTGCTGGGACATGCCCCGTCGATCGCCGACAGCAGCTGGCCCACCGCCGATCCGGCACTGCTCGCGGCCGAGGAGGTCACGATGGTGGTGCAGGTGCAGGGCAAGGTGCGTGCCAAGCTGTCCGTGTCGCCCCAGATCACCGAGCAGCAGGCCATTGAGGCCGCCATGGCCGACTCCAATGTGCAGCGCGCGCTGAACGGACGTCCGGTGGTCAAGACGATCACGAAACTGCCCCGTATGGTGAGTCTGGTTCCCGGCAAGTAG
- a CDS encoding dihydroorotase has protein sequence MSELLLHNVDLLGEGLGDLFVRGERLADPAEASSQVPTVDCSGLIALPALVDPHTHLRDPGQGNAETIATGLQAAVRGGYGAVFAMPNTDPVADSAEVVEYELDTARQVGICDLYPIGAVTTGQAGQELADLEGMAASGAAVRMFSDDGHCVSRSDLMRGALERTSRLGGFVAQHAQDPLLTVGAQLDDGPLAAELGKPGWPGMAESVIIARDALMAGYLGARLHVCHVSTAAGVEVVRWAKHQDIDITAEATPHHLALTTDEVASQDPDFKVNPPLRGPADVQAVRDAFLDGTLDMVGTDHAPHPDAAKACGWDQAANGMLGLETALAVVADLFVQSGRMTWRQLSDRMSQAPARLLGIEAEHGGHLEVGRFANICLVDPDHPWRVDPARLASIAHNTPFKERNYRTSVAATLLRGRATYDPGRHFSLA, from the coding sequence GTGAGTGAGCTGCTGCTCCACAACGTTGACCTGCTCGGCGAGGGCCTTGGCGACCTGTTCGTGCGCGGCGAGCGGCTGGCCGATCCGGCCGAAGCATCCTCGCAGGTGCCGACGGTGGATTGCTCGGGCCTCATTGCCCTGCCGGCGCTGGTCGACCCCCACACGCACCTGCGTGATCCCGGTCAGGGAAACGCCGAGACCATCGCCACCGGACTGCAGGCGGCGGTGCGGGGTGGCTACGGGGCCGTATTCGCCATGCCCAACACCGATCCGGTGGCCGACTCCGCCGAAGTGGTCGAATACGAGCTCGATACGGCACGGCAGGTTGGCATCTGCGACCTCTACCCCATCGGAGCGGTCACCACGGGACAGGCGGGACAGGAGCTCGCCGACCTCGAGGGGATGGCCGCCAGCGGGGCAGCAGTGCGCATGTTCAGTGACGACGGGCACTGCGTGTCGCGGTCGGACCTGATGCGTGGCGCGCTGGAACGCACCAGCCGGCTGGGCGGGTTCGTCGCCCAGCACGCCCAGGACCCGTTGCTGACGGTCGGCGCACAACTTGATGACGGCCCCCTGGCAGCTGAGCTGGGCAAGCCGGGCTGGCCGGGCATGGCCGAGTCGGTGATCATCGCGCGCGATGCGCTCATGGCCGGCTACCTGGGGGCCAGGCTCCACGTCTGCCATGTGTCGACTGCCGCCGGCGTCGAGGTGGTGCGCTGGGCCAAGCACCAGGACATCGACATCACCGCCGAGGCGACACCCCACCATCTGGCGCTCACCACCGACGAGGTGGCCAGCCAGGATCCCGACTTCAAGGTGAACCCCCCGCTGCGTGGGCCCGCGGATGTCCAGGCCGTGCGGGACGCCTTCCTGGACGGCACGCTCGATATGGTCGGCACCGACCATGCCCCCCATCCCGACGCCGCCAAGGCCTGCGGTTGGGATCAGGCCGCCAACGGCATGCTGGGGCTGGAAACCGCCCTGGCCGTGGTGGCCGACCTGTTCGTGCAGAGCGGGAGGATGACCTGGCGCCAGCTGTCCGACCGCATGAGTCAGGCCCCCGCCCGGTTGCTGGGCATCGAGGCCGAACACGGCGGGCACCTGGAGGTCGGCCGATTCGCCAACATCTGCCTGGTCGACCCCGACCACCCGTGGCGGGTTGATCCGGCGCGACTGGCGTCCATCGCCCACAACACGCCGTTCAAGGAACGCAACTACCGCACCAGTGTCGCGGCCACCCTGCTGCGGGGTCGGGCGACCTATGACCCGGGGAGACATTTCAGCTTGGCATAA